The following are from one region of the Bradyrhizobium sediminis genome:
- a CDS encoding MAPEG family protein codes for MTVAEWCVFGTLMLYLLTIAPIKWIGFRRFDNARPRDPAFYNDPIAARALGAHQNGIEAFPFFAIAVLLAEFRAGPQRLIDELAILFLIVRIAYVFTYLGNRPTLRSILWSIGFALNCAIFFMPAIRHWLPG; via the coding sequence ATGACGGTCGCCGAATGGTGCGTTTTCGGAACGCTGATGCTCTATCTGCTGACGATCGCACCGATCAAGTGGATCGGGTTCCGGCGCTTCGACAATGCCAGGCCGCGCGACCCCGCCTTCTATAACGACCCGATCGCGGCGCGCGCGCTGGGCGCGCATCAGAACGGCATCGAGGCGTTTCCGTTCTTCGCCATCGCCGTGCTGCTGGCGGAATTCCGGGCCGGGCCGCAGCGCCTGATCGACGAACTGGCGATCCTGTTCCTGATCGTGCGGATCGCCTATGTCTTCACCTATCTCGGCAACCGCCCGACCCTGCGCTCGATCCTGTGGAGCATCGGCTTCGCGCTCAATTGCGCGATCTTCTTCATGCCGGCGATCCGGCACTGGTTGCCGGGGTAA
- a CDS encoding nickel/cobalt transporter gives MVCIAAAAAILALDGLVHVLMAQTPFGAPRRAPAEPQVGGIVGWLLAKQSEFYREMSATIRAAKSDGSAVWTLLAISFAYGIFHAAGPGHGKAVISSYLVANQETARRGIALSFASALMQALVAVLIVGICAWLLNATAKTMCGAEKAIEIASYALIAAFGARLVWTKGGGFIRALQTREPAPALVAAAHHHGHDHDHDHGHHHHDHGHHHHDHDPGHVHDEHCGHSHGPDPSELAGPGGWKRGLGAILAVGVRPCSGAILVLVFALAQGLFWAGIAATFVMGLGTAITVATIAVIAVSAKDLARRLSAGREGGGALVMRGIEFGAAGLVLLFGVGLLFGYLAAERVTCL, from the coding sequence ATGGTCTGCATCGCGGCGGCGGCCGCCATTCTGGCGCTCGACGGCCTCGTCCATGTGCTGATGGCGCAGACGCCGTTCGGCGCGCCGCGGCGAGCCCCTGCCGAGCCGCAGGTCGGCGGCATCGTCGGCTGGCTGCTGGCCAAGCAATCGGAATTCTACCGCGAGATGTCCGCGACCATCCGCGCCGCCAAGTCCGACGGCTCGGCGGTCTGGACCCTGCTCGCGATTTCCTTCGCCTACGGCATCTTCCACGCCGCCGGCCCCGGCCACGGCAAGGCGGTGATCTCGTCCTACCTGGTCGCCAACCAGGAGACCGCGCGGCGCGGCATCGCGCTGTCGTTCGCCTCGGCGCTGATGCAGGCGCTGGTGGCGGTCCTGATCGTCGGGATCTGCGCCTGGCTGCTCAACGCCACCGCGAAAACCATGTGCGGGGCCGAAAAGGCGATCGAGATCGCGAGCTACGCGCTGATCGCGGCCTTCGGCGCCCGGCTGGTCTGGACCAAGGGCGGCGGATTCATCCGCGCGCTGCAAACCCGCGAGCCGGCGCCTGCGCTGGTCGCCGCCGCGCATCATCACGGCCATGATCACGACCACGACCATGGTCACCATCATCATGATCACGGCCACCACCATCACGATCATGACCCCGGCCACGTCCATGACGAGCATTGCGGCCATTCCCATGGTCCCGATCCCAGCGAACTCGCCGGCCCCGGCGGCTGGAAGCGCGGGCTGGGGGCGATCCTGGCGGTCGGTGTCCGGCCGTGTTCGGGCGCGATCCTGGTGCTGGTGTTTGCGCTGGCGCAGGGCCTGTTCTGGGCCGGCATCGCCGCGACCTTCGTGATGGGGCTCGGCACCGCGATCACGGTCGCGACCATCGCCGTCATCGCGGTGTCCGCCAAGGATTTGGCGCGGCGCCTCAGCGCCGGACGCGAAGGCGGCGGCGCACTGGTGATGCGCGGCATCGAATTCGGCGCGGCGGGGCTGGTGCTGCTGTTCGGGGTCGGTTTGCTGTTCGGCTATCTCGCGGCCGAACGGGTGACGTGTCTGTAG
- a CDS encoding acyl-CoA thioesterase yields the protein MSREQFWFFHPFRVRYSEIDGQGVVFNAHYLTYFDTAITEYFRALGYDQYADAKKTGVDFHVVKSLIEYKAPVLFDQEIDTGARVARIGNTSLVFELAIFLKGGADALVTGEIVWVYTDQQSHRPVAISKPIRDLIATRERHLA from the coding sequence ATGTCACGCGAGCAATTCTGGTTCTTCCACCCGTTTCGGGTGCGATACTCCGAAATCGATGGCCAGGGCGTGGTGTTCAACGCGCATTATCTGACCTATTTCGATACGGCCATCACCGAGTATTTCCGCGCTTTGGGCTACGACCAATATGCTGACGCCAAGAAGACCGGCGTCGACTTCCACGTCGTCAAATCGCTCATCGAATACAAGGCGCCGGTGCTGTTCGACCAGGAAATCGACACCGGCGCGCGGGTGGCGCGGATCGGCAATACAAGCCTCGTCTTCGAACTCGCCATCTTTCTGAAGGGCGGAGCGGATGCACTCGTGACCGGCGAGATCGTGTGGGTCTACACCGACCAGCAGTCCCATCGTCCGGTTGCCATCTCGAAACCGATCCGGGACCTGATCGCGACACGGGAGCGGCATCTGGCGTGA
- a CDS encoding DUF1007 family protein: MMKKGLLGLLLLAGILGFGAKQAQAHPHVWITASSELVYAPDGTVTGVRHAWTFDDMFSTYALQGLETKTKGVYSREDLAPLAQTNVESLKEFDYFTFARAEGKKQKFLEPVDYFLDYKEGALTLHLTLPLKTPLKARQLALEVFDPAYFIDFKFADKDPIKLVGAPAACQMKLQRPTDGTAEAQKLNEQNFMSGDNSNYGAMFANKISVECP, translated from the coding sequence ATGATGAAAAAGGGATTGCTGGGCCTGCTGCTGCTGGCCGGAATTCTCGGCTTCGGTGCGAAGCAGGCGCAGGCCCATCCGCATGTCTGGATCACCGCCTCTAGCGAGTTGGTCTATGCCCCCGACGGCACGGTCACCGGGGTGCGCCATGCCTGGACCTTCGACGACATGTTCTCGACCTACGCGCTGCAGGGCCTGGAGACCAAGACCAAGGGCGTCTACAGCCGCGAGGACCTGGCGCCGCTGGCGCAGACCAATGTCGAATCGCTGAAGGAATTCGACTATTTCACCTTCGCCAGGGCCGAGGGCAAGAAGCAGAAATTCCTCGAGCCGGTCGACTACTTCCTCGACTACAAGGAAGGCGCGCTGACGCTGCATCTCACGCTGCCGCTGAAGACGCCGCTGAAAGCCAGACAGCTTGCGCTGGAAGTATTCGATCCGGCCTACTTCATCGACTTCAAATTCGCCGACAAGGACCCGATCAAGCTGGTCGGGGCGCCGGCCGCCTGTCAGATGAAACTGCAGCGGCCGACCGACGGCACCGCCGAGGCGCAAAAGCTCAATGAACAGAATTTCATGAGCGGCGACAATTCGAACTACGGCGCGATGTTCGCCAACAAGATCTCGGTGGAGTGTCCGTGA